One Sodalinema gerasimenkoae IPPAS B-353 DNA segment encodes these proteins:
- the ndhN gene encoding NAD(P)H-quinone oxidoreductase subunit N produces MGLLINGKKFLRDLENAGSLAVYAPLEGGFAGRYQRRVRAAGYSNITLNARGLGDLAAYLMGVHGVRPPHLGKKDYGDGAVGPIAYLPPVVTTELENLPKDCKGLLLWIIDGRVLSRQELEYLTALPKIEPRVKVVVEVGGERFVRWMHLEEALVPA; encoded by the coding sequence ATGGGACTCTTGATCAACGGTAAAAAATTTTTGCGAGACTTGGAGAATGCTGGGTCATTGGCGGTCTATGCCCCCCTCGAAGGCGGGTTCGCCGGTCGCTACCAACGGCGAGTACGAGCCGCTGGCTACAGCAACATCACCCTCAACGCTCGCGGCTTAGGCGATTTAGCAGCTTATTTGATGGGAGTGCATGGGGTGCGTCCGCCCCACTTAGGCAAAAAAGACTATGGCGATGGTGCAGTGGGTCCCATTGCCTATCTTCCCCCAGTGGTCACCACAGAACTGGAGAATCTCCCCAAAGACTGTAAGGGTCTATTACTTTGGATTATCGATGGTCGAGTTCTCTCCCGTCAAGAATTGGAATATCTAACGGCGTTGCCGAAAATTGAGCCTCGCGTCAAGGTCGTCGTTGAAGTTGGCGGTGAGCGGTTCGTCCGCTGGATGCACCTGGAAGAAGCGTTAGTTCCGGCTTAG